The Campylobacter sp. RM10537 genome has a segment encoding these proteins:
- the ciaI gene encoding intracellular survival protein CiaI, translating to MQIDASKNQSFSMDYTTKSGKHLSLSMYDNQSLNYSDKDGKHLSLKHQYGFSFTFEGSKLTQNDMDEIKDAMKDVEPMLKNFLANSKVGELKPKELIQTAMQIADVLPTPKDENHKNAIASNLTNKLDNLLKQNQINDKDVNTSMLEDSKKLLDEVLEQMKKQLEKQQEQNNKEKNGLNLYA from the coding sequence ATGCAAATTGATGCAAGCAAAAATCAAAGTTTTTCTATGGATTATACTACCAAAAGCGGTAAGCATTTAAGTCTTTCAATGTATGATAATCAAAGTTTAAATTATAGTGACAAAGATGGAAAACATTTAAGCTTAAAGCATCAATATGGATTTAGCTTTACCTTTGAGGGTTCTAAATTAACCCAAAATGATATGGATGAAATTAAAGACGCTATGAAAGATGTAGAGCCTATGTTAAAAAATTTCCTAGCTAATTCAAAAGTAGGAGAATTAAAACCCAAAGAGCTTATCCAAACTGCAATGCAAATTGCTGATGTTTTACCAACTCCAAAAGATGAAAATCATAAAAATGCTATTGCAAGCAATTTAACCAATAAACTTGATAACTTATTAAAACAAAATCAAATCAATGATAAAGATGTAAATACTTCTATGTTAGAAGACAGTAAAAAACTTTTAGATGAAGTTTTAGAACAAATGAAAAAACAACTTGAAAAACAACAAGAACAAAACAATAAAGAAAAAAATGGCTTAAATCTTTACGCTTAA
- a CDS encoding EI24 domain-containing protein, which produces MQILKLSLQDFFSLKFLKFSLIPFACSLLFMSILGIFGFSFLTNYFHTLFSANEDSFWAWFYAFHIVQILVTMISFLFSGFIVVFASVFLALFITSFLTPFIVKEINKKYYHYSLKEEVGSLRVFFEIFKIFIKFILFFILCTLALFLPFVNLFIYYFIFYYLFHKLLILDVTSSVLDQQNFKSFNSKFSPFEFKFSTLCFYILSSVPFLGLFFQVFFVIFLTHLSYQKILKLKA; this is translated from the coding sequence ATGCAAATTTTAAAACTCTCTTTACAAGATTTCTTCTCTCTTAAATTTTTAAAATTCTCTCTAATTCCCTTTGCTTGCAGTCTTTTATTTATGAGTATTTTAGGAATCTTTGGTTTTTCTTTTTTGACTAATTATTTTCATACTTTATTTAGTGCTAATGAGGATTCTTTTTGGGCTTGGTTTTATGCTTTTCATATAGTCCAAATATTAGTTACTATGATTAGCTTTTTGTTTTCAGGCTTTATTGTCGTTTTCGCTTCTGTTTTTCTTGCTCTTTTTATTACCTCTTTTTTAACCCCTTTTATCGTGAAAGAAATTAATAAAAAATACTATCATTATAGCCTTAAAGAAGAAGTTGGTTCTCTTAGAGTATTTTTTGAAATTTTTAAAATATTTATAAAATTTATCTTATTTTTTATACTTTGTACTTTGGCTTTATTTTTGCCCTTTGTAAATCTTTTTATTTATTATTTTATTTTTTATTATCTTTTTCATAAATTATTAATTTTAGATGTAACAAGCTCGGTTTTAGATCAACAAAATTTTAAAAGTTTTAATTCTAAATTTTCTCCTTTTGAATTTAAATTCAGTACCTTATGTTTTTATATACTTTCTTCAGTGCCATTTTTAGGACTTTTTTTTCAAGTGTTTTTTGTAATTTTCTTAACTCATTTAAGTTATCAAAAAATTTTAAAACTTAAAGCTTAA
- the rimO gene encoding 30S ribosomal protein S12 methylthiotransferase RimO yields the protein MSKLYLISLGCNKNLVDSEIMLGRLSAYELCDDPSIADVLIINTCGFIEGAKKESINAILNLHEQRKKDSLLVVTGCLMQRYQEELMKELPEVDLFTGVADYERIDEMILKKTNLFSSSTYLQNENTKRVITGSNFHAFIKISEGCNQKCSFCAIPSFKGKLKSREISSIVAEVKDLVQKGYKDFSFIAQDTSSYLFDKGEKDGLIRLINEVEKIEGIKAARILYLYPTSASEALIKRIIASKIFVNYFDMPLQHISNSMLKIMKRGAEQKKLKEMLTLMKNAPDSFLRTGFIVGHPGESEVDFEELCDFVQNFGFDRVSVFAYSKEEDTVAFNMEQIPFKTINTRLKKIEKIIDNVLEKSFEKEVGKKRLVVCTGESSEGAFFIAGKDLRWDREIDGEILINESECGDLEMGQIYECEITQSLDKKLIAKALRKIDAD from the coding sequence ATGTCAAAACTTTATTTAATATCTTTAGGTTGTAATAAAAATTTAGTCGATAGTGAGATTATGTTAGGGCGCCTTAGTGCTTATGAATTGTGTGATGATCCAAGTATAGCGGATGTTTTGATCATCAATACTTGTGGTTTTATAGAAGGTGCTAAAAAAGAAAGCATCAATGCGATTTTAAATTTACATGAGCAAAGAAAAAAAGATTCACTTTTAGTGGTTACGGGCTGTTTGATGCAGCGTTATCAAGAAGAATTAATGAAGGAATTACCTGAAGTCGATCTTTTTACTGGTGTGGCTGATTATGAAAGAATCGATGAAATGATACTAAAAAAAACTAATTTATTTTCCTCTTCAACTTATTTGCAAAATGAAAATACAAAAAGAGTGATTACAGGTTCTAATTTTCATGCTTTTATAAAAATTTCAGAAGGATGTAATCAAAAATGTTCATTTTGTGCTATACCGAGTTTTAAGGGTAAGTTAAAATCAAGAGAAATTTCAAGTATTGTTGCTGAAGTTAAGGATTTGGTGCAAAAAGGTTATAAAGATTTTTCATTTATTGCACAAGATACAAGTTCTTATTTATTTGATAAAGGTGAAAAAGATGGACTTATACGCTTAATTAATGAGGTGGAAAAAATAGAAGGTATAAAAGCAGCTAGAATTTTATATCTTTATCCAACGAGTGCGAGCGAAGCTTTGATTAAGCGTATTATAGCTTCTAAAATTTTTGTGAATTATTTTGATATGCCTTTGCAGCATATTAGCAATTCTATGCTTAAAATTATGAAACGCGGAGCGGAGCAAAAAAAACTTAAAGAAATGCTTACTTTAATGAAAAATGCACCCGATAGCTTTTTACGTACCGGTTTTATTGTGGGGCATCCAGGAGAAAGTGAAGTGGATTTTGAGGAGCTTTGTGATTTTGTCCAAAATTTTGGTTTTGATAGGGTAAGTGTTTTTGCTTATTCTAAGGAAGAAGATACAGTAGCTTTTAATATGGAACAAATTCCTTTTAAAACAATCAATACTCGTCTTAAAAAAATCGAAAAAATCATCGATAATGTTTTAGAAAAAAGTTTTGAAAAAGAAGTGGGTAAAAAGCGTTTGGTAGTTTGCACTGGGGAAAGTAGCGAGGGAGCTTTTTTCATCGCGGGAAAAGACTTAAGATGGGATAGGGAGATTGATGGAGAAATTCTTATCAATGAAAGCGAATGTGGTGATTTGGAAATGGGGCAAATTTATGAGTGTGAAATCACCCAAAGTTTAGATAAAAAATTAATCGCTAAGGCTTTAAGAAAAATCGATGCAGATTAA
- the prfB gene encoding peptide chain release factor 2 yields the protein MDNYEFSELLKTLKNKVNNIASIIKPQSIQERLKEIEELENSPSFWSDVKQAGIIGKEKTKITNLLKKYEEALLAVNDASELFDLANAENDMQTLEALFNDAPKLEDTITSLEISMLLSGENDSKNAIVSIHPGAGGTESNDWASMLYRMYLRFCEREGFKVETLDFQEGDEAGLKDVSFLVKGDNAYGYLKAENGIHRLVRTSPFDSAGRRHTSFSSVMVSPELDDDIEIEIEEKDIRIDYYRASGAGGQHVNKTESAVRITHFPTGIVVQCQNDRSQHKNKATAFKMLKSRLYELELMKQQDSANSGEKSEIGWGHQIRSYVLFPYQQVKDNRSGEAFSQVDNILDGDIKKMIEGVLIALKAE from the coding sequence ATGGATAATTACGAATTTAGCGAACTATTAAAAACTCTTAAAAATAAAGTAAACAATATAGCCTCTATCATCAAACCACAAAGCATTCAAGAAAGACTTAAAGAAATTGAAGAATTAGAAAATTCTCCTTCTTTTTGGAGCGATGTTAAGCAAGCTGGAATTATCGGCAAAGAAAAAACTAAAATTACAAATTTATTAAAAAAATACGAAGAAGCTTTATTGGCAGTTAATGATGCAAGCGAGCTTTTTGATTTGGCTAATGCAGAAAACGATATGCAAACCTTAGAAGCTTTATTTAATGATGCTCCAAAGCTTGAAGATACGATAACAAGCCTTGAAATTTCTATGCTTTTAAGTGGAGAAAATGATAGCAAAAATGCGATTGTTTCCATTCATCCTGGTGCAGGAGGAACTGAAAGCAACGATTGGGCAAGCATGCTTTATAGGATGTATTTAAGATTTTGCGAAAGAGAAGGATTTAAGGTTGAAACTCTTGATTTTCAAGAAGGCGATGAAGCGGGACTTAAGGATGTAAGCTTTTTGGTTAAAGGTGATAATGCTTATGGTTATTTAAAAGCTGAAAATGGAATTCATCGCTTAGTAAGAACTTCTCCTTTTGATAGTGCTGGACGTCGTCATACAAGCTTTTCAAGTGTTATGGTAAGCCCTGAACTTGATGATGATATAGAGATTGAAATTGAAGAAAAAGATATTAGAATTGATTATTACAGAGCAAGTGGTGCAGGTGGACAGCATGTTAACAAAACAGAATCAGCAGTAAGAATTACACATTTTCCAACTGGTATAGTTGTGCAATGCCAAAATGACAGAAGTCAACACAAAAACAAAGCTACTGCTTTTAAAATGCTAAAATCTCGCCTTTATGAGCTTGAACTTATGAAACAACAAGATAGTGCAAATTCGGGAGAAAAAAGTGAGATAGGCTGGGGACATCAAATTCGCTCTTATGTGCTTTTTCCCTATCAGCAAGTCAAGGACAATCGTAGCGGAGAAGCTTTCTCTCAAGTAGATAACATCTTAGATGGAGATATTAAAAAAATGATAGAAGGTGTTTTAATCGCTTTAAAAGCAGAATGA
- the truD gene encoding tRNA pseudouridine(13) synthase TruD yields the protein MNLAEENTIFKPLYSLKHTPINAYFSKNSDDFVVREKALYEFSGKGEHLILHINKKDLSTNEALRILSEVSGVKIRDFGYAGLKDKQGLTFQYISMPKKFEHTLNNFSHPKLKILETFAHENKLRIGHLKGNSFFIRLKKVLPSDALKLEQAIVNLDKQGFANYFGYQRFGKFGDNYKEGLEILRGKKMKNIKMKEFLISAFQSELFNRYLSKRVELSHFSKEFSEKELMQIYHISKEEAKNLKRQDHFFKLLKGEVLGHYPFGKCFLCEDLESEIKRFKTRDITPMGLLLGTKSYEAKEGLALNLENEIFKDAYEFKTKMQGSRRFMWSYLENIKWRYDEQKAHFYIEFFLQKGSYATVILEEILHKNLFD from the coding sequence ATGAATTTAGCGGAAGAGAACACCATTTTTAAGCCTTTGTATAGTTTAAAACATACCCCTATTAATGCTTATTTTAGTAAAAATAGCGACGATTTTGTAGTACGTGAAAAAGCTTTGTATGAATTTAGTGGCAAAGGTGAGCATCTCATTTTGCATATTAACAAAAAAGATTTAAGCACTAATGAAGCTTTAAGAATTTTAAGTGAAGTTAGTGGGGTAAAAATACGTGATTTTGGCTATGCTGGACTTAAAGATAAACAAGGTTTAACCTTTCAGTATATTTCTATGCCTAAAAAATTTGAACACACTTTAAACAATTTTTCTCATCCAAAATTAAAAATTTTAGAAACTTTTGCCCATGAAAATAAATTAAGAATAGGGCATTTAAAAGGCAATTCTTTTTTTATCCGCTTAAAAAAAGTTTTACCTAGCGATGCTTTAAAACTTGAACAGGCTATTGTCAATTTGGACAAACAAGGTTTTGCAAATTATTTTGGATACCAACGTTTTGGTAAATTTGGAGATAATTACAAAGAAGGGCTTGAAATTTTACGTGGCAAGAAAATGAAAAATATTAAAATGAAAGAATTTTTAATTTCAGCTTTTCAAAGTGAACTTTTCAATCGTTATTTGAGTAAAAGAGTCGAGTTATCGCATTTTTCAAAAGAATTTAGCGAAAAGGAGCTTATGCAAATTTATCATATCTCTAAAGAAGAGGCTAAGAACTTAAAAAGACAAGATCATTTTTTCAAGCTCTTAAAAGGTGAAGTTTTAGGACATTACCCTTTTGGTAAATGTTTTTTATGCGAAGATTTAGAGAGTGAGATTAAGCGTTTTAAAACAAGAGATATTACTCCTATGGGACTTTTACTTGGTACAAAATCGTATGAGGCTAAAGAAGGCTTAGCTTTAAATTTAGAGAATGAAATTTTTAAAGATGCTTATGAATTTAAAACTAAAATGCAAGGTTCAAGACGTTTTATGTGGAGTTATTTAGAGAATATTAAGTGGCGATATGATGAGCAAAAAGCGCATTTTTATATAGAATTTTTCCTACAAAAAGGCTCTTATGCTACGGTGATTTTAGAGGAAATCTTGCATAAAAATTTATTTGATTAA
- the tilS gene encoding tRNA lysidine(34) synthetase TilS encodes MQIKHEILELLKKGKNLLAFSYGSDSSALFYFLMQKNISFDLALINYKTRTNSDKEENKAKELALKFQKQIFIKTAPKFKGNFEKEARNFRYDFFHQICLENSYDHLILAHHLNDQFEWFLMQLSRGAGLVEILGMNEIEKHENYDIVRPLLFVSKNEILNFLKENKIFYFNDESNDDIKYFRNFIRQEFSNSFVEKFSKGLKRSFDYLRKDQQKIYDFKKIQNFKGILICPKEESMIAKALKIQGIVPSAKQREQMLKSDCVISGKIGIAYKDDKAFIFPYEVCEKLPKKFKEECRKAQIPKSLRAYFYNHNIEILSFKF; translated from the coding sequence ATGCAGATTAAGCATGAAATTTTAGAATTATTAAAAAAGGGTAAAAATTTACTCGCTTTTTCTTATGGGAGTGATTCAAGTGCGCTTTTTTATTTTTTAATGCAAAAAAATATTTCATTTGATTTAGCTTTAATTAATTATAAAACTAGAACAAATAGCGACAAAGAAGAAAATAAAGCTAAAGAACTTGCCTTAAAATTTCAAAAACAAATTTTTATAAAAACTGCTCCCAAATTTAAAGGCAATTTTGAAAAAGAAGCTAGGAATTTTCGTTATGATTTTTTTCATCAAATTTGCCTTGAAAATTCTTATGATCATCTTATTTTAGCTCATCATCTTAATGACCAATTTGAATGGTTTTTGATGCAGCTTTCTCGTGGAGCGGGTTTGGTAGAAATCTTAGGAATGAATGAAATTGAAAAACATGAAAATTATGATATTGTAAGACCTTTGCTTTTTGTAAGCAAAAACGAAATTTTAAATTTTTTAAAAGAGAATAAAATCTTTTATTTTAATGATGAAAGCAATGATGATATAAAATATTTTAGAAATTTCATAAGACAAGAATTTTCCAATTCTTTTGTCGAAAAATTTTCTAAAGGTTTGAAAAGAAGTTTTGATTATTTGCGAAAAGACCAACAAAAAATTTATGATTTTAAGAAGATTCAAAATTTTAAAGGGATTTTAATTTGTCCTAAAGAAGAAAGTATGATCGCCAAAGCATTAAAAATTCAAGGAATTGTCCCAAGCGCCAAACAAAGAGAGCAAATGCTAAAAAGTGATTGTGTTATAAGTGGAAAAATAGGCATAGCTTATAAAGATGATAAAGCTTTTATTTTTCCTTATGAAGTTTGTGAAAAATTGCCTAAAAAATTTAAAGAAGAGTGTAGAAAAGCTCAAATACCAAAATCATTAAGAGCTTATTTTTATAATCACAATATCGAAATTTTAAGCTTTAAGTTTTAA
- the dut gene encoding dUTPase: MQNVQIIENMLKLQQKLNDETNGIGWKEGYTKEGKLISWRRCIYMECAELIDSFAWKHWKNISEATNWENVRIEIVDIWHFILSLLLENKKQDFHLFATEIASVSVFQDFCKEEDKPSENQSEIYGILNDIELIIHKCSGFDLDLGELLSVYFTLAIKCGLNLNSLYQIYIGKNVLNAFRQDHGYKNGTYIKNWNGKEDNEILNEILKTEINYEKIYNHLEEEYKKVIPCKF, encoded by the coding sequence ATGCAAAACGTGCAAATTATAGAAAATATGCTCAAACTCCAACAAAAATTAAATGATGAAACTAATGGTATTGGTTGGAAAGAAGGCTATACCAAAGAAGGAAAACTAATTAGCTGGAGACGTTGTATTTATATGGAATGTGCTGAACTTATTGATTCGTTTGCTTGGAAGCATTGGAAAAATATTTCAGAAGCAACAAATTGGGAAAATGTACGCATAGAAATTGTTGATATTTGGCATTTTATTTTGAGTTTGCTCCTTGAAAATAAAAAACAAGATTTTCATCTTTTTGCTACGGAAATAGCCTCTGTGAGTGTATTTCAAGATTTTTGCAAAGAAGAGGATAAGCCGAGTGAAAATCAAAGCGAAATTTATGGCATTTTAAACGATATAGAACTTATCATACATAAATGTAGTGGCTTCGACCTTGATTTAGGTGAATTATTATCTGTTTATTTTACCTTAGCAATTAAATGCGGTCTTAATTTAAATAGCCTCTACCAAATTTATATAGGAAAAAATGTTCTTAATGCTTTCAGACAGGATCATGGTTATAAAAATGGTACTTATATAAAAAATTGGAATGGTAAAGAAGACAATGAAATTTTAAATGAAATTTTAAAAACAGAAATAAATTATGAAAAAATTTATAATCATCTTGAAGAAGAATATAAAAAAGTTATTCCATGCAAATTTTAA